The Candidatus Dadabacteria bacterium genome window below encodes:
- a CDS encoding dihydroorotase: MGVLIKNGRVIDPSQSLDMVSDIYVQGDRVREISERIDTPRKSDTVIDASGQIVAPGFVDIHVHLREPGYEHKETIKTGCLAAAAGGFTSIVCMPNTNPINDNASVTEYILLKARTEGIVNVFPIGAITKGEKGKELADIGEMCEAGCVGISDDGMPVADSGLMRKAMEYVKPFGIPVITHAEDTGLSAGGVMNEGFVSTELGLRGIPAASEEVGVVRDIILCELTGTPLHICHVSTKGSVRLVREAKKRGAKVTAEATPHHFTLTDKLVYGYNTDAKMNPPLRTQEDVDAILEGIADGTIEVIATDHAPHSQDEKNVEFDLAPFGIVGLETALSLSLELVEKGIISLDDMIRKLTVAPSEIVGIERGTLTPGSIADLVVFDPGKSRTINPEEFSSKSRNTPFSGWELKGVVSSTIVSGKVVFSYV; encoded by the coding sequence ATGGGAGTGCTCATTAAAAACGGCCGCGTTATTGACCCTTCACAGTCTCTCGACATGGTCTCGGACATATATGTCCAGGGAGACAGAGTGAGGGAAATATCGGAGCGTATAGACACCCCGCGCAAGTCAGACACAGTAATAGACGCCAGCGGGCAGATCGTGGCCCCCGGATTCGTGGATATTCACGTACATCTAAGAGAACCGGGCTACGAACATAAGGAGACGATAAAGACGGGTTGTCTTGCCGCCGCCGCGGGTGGCTTTACCTCCATAGTGTGTATGCCCAACACAAATCCCATAAACGACAATGCCTCGGTGACAGAGTACATACTCTTGAAAGCCAGAACTGAAGGCATAGTCAATGTGTTTCCCATAGGAGCGATAACCAAGGGGGAGAAAGGAAAGGAACTTGCCGACATAGGCGAGATGTGCGAAGCCGGGTGCGTGGGCATTTCCGATGACGGGATGCCGGTTGCGGACTCGGGACTTATGCGAAAGGCCATGGAGTATGTAAAACCCTTTGGGATTCCGGTTATCACGCATGCCGAAGACACCGGGCTTTCCGCGGGTGGCGTTATGAACGAGGGTTTCGTTTCAACCGAACTTGGCCTTCGGGGAATTCCCGCCGCTTCTGAGGAGGTTGGGGTAGTCAGGGACATAATTCTCTGCGAACTCACTGGCACTCCTCTTCACATCTGCCATGTTTCTACCAAGGGTTCGGTAAGGCTTGTGCGGGAAGCGAAAAAAAGAGGCGCGAAGGTTACGGCGGAGGCGACTCCTCACCATTTCACTCTTACGGACAAGTTGGTATATGGTTACAACACCGATGCCAAGATGAATCCGCCGCTCAGGACCCAGGAAGACGTGGATGCTATACTGGAAGGCATTGCCGATGGAACAATTGAGGTGATAGCCACGGATCATGCCCCTCACAGTCAGGATGAGAAAAACGTCGAATTTGACTTGGCACCTTTCGGCATAGTTGGTCTTGAGACTGCTCTTTCACTTTCGCTTGAGCTGGTGGAAAAAGGAATTATCAGCCTTGATGATATGATAAGGAAACTTACGGTTGCTCCCTCCGAGATAGTGGGCATAGAAAGAGGGACGCTCACTCCCGGTTCAATTGCCGATCTTGTGGTGTTCGATCCTGGTAAGAGCCGTACGATAAACCCTGAGGAGTTTTCCTCAAAGAGCAGAAACACTCCGTTTTCCGGGTGGGAACTAAAAGGTGTGGTGAGCAGTACGATAGTTTCGGGAAAGGTTGTTTTCAGCTATGTTTGA
- the pyrR gene encoding bifunctional pyr operon transcriptional regulator/uracil phosphoribosyltransferase PyrR — METKKKIQPIEDRAEIFFSGIIDDIPPERLSSLIVIGIKTRGEYLGKRLVERISERTGKDVTFGTIDITLYRDDFENRKNWPRLRKTSIPNDVQGKNIILVDDVLYTGRTVRAAINSIMDYGRPASVKLAVLVDRGGRELPVQPDYAGISIETLDDEMVNVYLEEVDGREEIEIIRKNGV; from the coding sequence ATGGAGACTAAGAAAAAAATACAACCGATTGAGGACAGGGCCGAAATTTTTTTCTCCGGGATCATAGACGACATACCGCCCGAGAGACTAAGCAGCCTTATTGTCATAGGGATAAAGACAAGAGGGGAATATCTGGGCAAGAGGCTCGTTGAGCGTATAAGCGAGCGGACTGGAAAGGATGTTACCTTTGGAACGATCGATATTACTCTCTACAGGGATGATTTCGAGAATAGAAAAAACTGGCCGCGACTGCGCAAAACCAGTATCCCCAACGATGTACAGGGGAAAAACATAATACTTGTTGACGATGTCCTCTACACTGGCCGTACTGTGCGGGCCGCAATAAATTCAATCATGGATTATGGAAGGCCGGCCTCGGTCAAGCTGGCGGTGCTCGTGGACAGGGGAGGAAGGGAACTCCCCGTGCAGCCCGACTATGCGGGAATCAGCATCGAAACCTTAGACGACGAGATGGTCAACGTTTACCTGGAAGAAGTGGACGGCAGGGAGGAAATCGAGATAATCAGAAAAAATGGCGTTTAA
- the gmk gene encoding guanylate kinase — protein MISGPSGSGKTTIVTRVLSNLENLRFSISYTTRSMRAGEVRGEHYEFVSGEEFQSMIKQGFFAEWAEVHGNFYGTPKAEIEKWIKTGVDVILDIDVQGAKRLRGVFDDTVFIFIVPPSLEVLEQRLRDRKSEEEGDISTRLGIVKEEVACSKCYDYIIINDEADIAARRIEAVILSQRRGDSEDSRRRMLAATRDSKTENVYGPVFLRRFGLK, from the coding sequence GTGATATCCGGTCCGTCGGGAAGCGGAAAAACAACGATCGTCACCCGTGTTCTGTCAAACTTGGAGAACCTCCGTTTCTCTATTTCCTACACAACAAGATCAATGCGCGCGGGAGAAGTCCGCGGAGAGCACTACGAGTTTGTTTCCGGAGAAGAATTCCAGAGCATGATCAAGCAGGGTTTCTTTGCCGAGTGGGCTGAGGTGCACGGAAATTTCTACGGCACGCCGAAGGCTGAAATAGAAAAATGGATAAAAACGGGTGTTGACGTCATTCTGGATATAGATGTTCAGGGGGCAAAAAGGCTGAGGGGCGTGTTTGACGATACAGTCTTCATATTTATTGTCCCGCCGTCTCTAGAGGTTCTCGAGCAAAGACTAAGAGACAGAAAATCAGAGGAAGAGGGGGACATCTCCACTCGTCTCGGAATTGTCAAGGAGGAGGTGGCCTGCTCGAAGTGCTATGATTATATTATAATTAATGATGAGGCGGATATTGCGGCTAGGAGAATTGAGGCCGTCATTCTTTCGCAAAGACGAGGGGATAGCGAAGATTCCCGCCGGCGGATGCTCGCCGCTACTCGGGACTCGAAGACGGAAAATGTGTACGGCCCCGTTTTTCTTAGGAGATTCGGTCTTAAGTGA
- a CDS encoding HAD family phosphatase produces the protein MIKAVIFDFDGVIVDSEPLHLRAFQRIVETLGLKLSPTDYYLRYLACDDKSFFKRFLEDNGQQYTEREIARLVKEKGICFEEMIGEDIRIFPGIVEFLETIRGRFHVAIGSGALTGEINLILRHKGLSEFFGFVIGADDTENPKPSPEVYLKCLERFRRDYDGTITAAQCVVFEDSPHGVLAAKRAGMRCVGISNSCSGDELGLADRVTESFSEIIDDFPEMF, from the coding sequence ATGATAAAGGCGGTCATATTCGATTTTGACGGCGTGATAGTCGACAGCGAGCCTCTGCACCTCAGAGCTTTTCAGAGAATTGTAGAAACTCTGGGACTAAAGCTCTCGCCCACCGACTATTACTTACGGTACCTTGCCTGCGACGACAAGAGCTTTTTCAAGAGGTTCCTTGAGGATAACGGACAACAGTACACGGAACGGGAGATTGCACGGCTTGTCAAAGAAAAAGGCATCTGTTTTGAAGAAATGATAGGGGAGGACATAAGAATTTTTCCGGGGATCGTTGAGTTTCTTGAGACCATTCGGGGCAGATTTCATGTGGCGATAGGTTCCGGCGCGTTAACCGGAGAGATTAACCTCATACTGAGGCACAAAGGGCTTTCCGAGTTCTTCGGCTTTGTAATAGGGGCTGATGATACGGAAAACCCGAAACCATCCCCCGAGGTCTACCTTAAATGCCTTGAGAGGTTCAGAAGAGATTACGACGGCACCATAACGGCCGCCCAGTGTGTTGTGTTTGAAGATTCCCCCCACGGTGTTTTGGCGGCCAAAAGGGCAGGGATGAGATGCGTCGGTATTTCTAACTCGTGTTCCGGTGACGAGCTTGGGCTTGCCGACCGGGTTACGGAAAGCTTTTCCGAGATCATTGACGATTTCCCCGAGATGTTCTAA
- a CDS encoding arsenosugar biosynthesis-associated peroxidase-like protein, producing the protein MDYYNPEDLKRFPEIGEFSEDLMDKFFEYYNSATAEEGALTKREKALIALAVAHTEKCPYCIDAYTTQCLETGADPEQMTEAVHVAASMSAGIKLIHAIQMHNTLKKNRAL; encoded by the coding sequence ATGGATTACTACAACCCCGAGGATCTCAAGAGATTTCCCGAGATCGGAGAGTTCAGTGAAGACCTCATGGACAAGTTTTTCGAGTACTACAACTCCGCAACCGCCGAGGAAGGGGCACTTACGAAAAGGGAAAAAGCGCTCATAGCCCTGGCCGTGGCTCATACCGAAAAATGTCCCTACTGCATAGACGCATACACTACGCAGTGCCTTGAGACTGGAGCGGACCCGGAGCAGATGACTGAAGCCGTACATGTCGCCGCATCAATGTCGGCGGGCATAAAGCTCATCCATGCAATCCAGATGCATAACACGCTGAAAAAAAACCGTGCCCTCTAG
- a CDS encoding bifunctional (p)ppGpp synthetase/guanosine-3',5'-bis(diphosphate) 3'-pyrophosphohydrolase, translating to MIRLNDIIDKVASYSDIENEDLDCIKKAYVYSAKVHSGQKRVSGEPYLSHPLEVSSILANLKLDVPSIVTGLLHDTIEDTLATREEIERNFGSEIAFLVDATTKISRLPHVSDVEKQAESFRKLILATAEDIRVVLIKLADRLHNMRTLQYLPEDRRKRIAVETMEIYAPLAHRLGMNWISVELEDLAFKFSEPGEYERISQTVSAKKKDWEKYTTEIVSLINAKMEEFKIRGDVSWRFKHLYGIYSKMKKGNISLRNIYDILGFRIVTASENECYQVLGAVHSLWKPIPGRIKDYIALPKANNYQSIHTAVIGPFGEQMEIQIRTERMHRIAEYGVAAHWRYKEGNSIENGNDKIYSNLRHLVELKDIKDSTEYIEAIKGELILDVVYVYTPNADLLEFPVGATPVDFAYSIHTDIGNHCSQAFVNHKLVPLNYKLQTGDMVEVVTSRNRAPNRQWLDFVVTSKAKNRIRSWLRQEENRNAEQIGEAITHRKLAAKGFNLRHLREKKKFEESLAKLQFSEVKDFYRAVGFGNAAVNDLLKAMHPRKFAEGTEKSERIKNIVNRISKDEYKDAVLVRRYDNILIKFGKCCNPVPGEQIIGFITRGRGITVHVYNCPKLLEVDPERRIEVAWNDEYSGRIPIGLSIRCENRKGILSELTSTVSGLNVDIVSADVSEDETGQGDARFEVAVENIKQLEKLIESLKNLGGVISVERLTETSHYQPNDLN from the coding sequence GTGATCAGGCTAAACGACATCATTGACAAGGTTGCTTCCTACTCGGATATCGAGAACGAAGATCTTGACTGCATAAAAAAAGCCTATGTGTATTCGGCCAAGGTTCACTCCGGTCAGAAAAGAGTTTCCGGGGAACCGTACCTGAGTCATCCCCTTGAGGTTTCTTCCATACTCGCGAACTTAAAACTTGACGTCCCCTCCATAGTTACCGGGCTTCTTCACGACACGATAGAGGACACTCTTGCGACCCGCGAGGAAATCGAACGGAATTTCGGAAGCGAGATAGCTTTTCTCGTCGACGCTACCACGAAAATAAGCCGTCTTCCCCATGTTTCCGATGTGGAAAAACAGGCCGAAAGCTTCCGCAAGCTGATACTCGCCACGGCTGAGGACATAAGGGTTGTGCTGATAAAACTCGCCGACAGGCTGCACAACATGAGAACGCTCCAGTATCTGCCTGAGGACAGACGGAAAAGGATTGCTGTTGAAACCATGGAAATTTACGCGCCGCTTGCTCACCGCCTCGGAATGAACTGGATATCGGTTGAGCTGGAGGACTTGGCGTTTAAGTTCTCCGAGCCTGGTGAATACGAGCGTATCAGCCAAACCGTGTCTGCAAAGAAAAAAGATTGGGAGAAGTACACGACTGAAATCGTCTCGCTCATAAACGCCAAGATGGAAGAATTTAAAATTCGCGGAGATGTCTCGTGGAGATTCAAGCATTTATACGGTATCTACAGCAAGATGAAGAAGGGCAATATAAGCCTGCGCAATATTTATGACATACTGGGTTTCCGGATCGTTACTGCGAGTGAAAATGAATGCTATCAGGTCCTGGGAGCGGTGCATTCCTTGTGGAAACCGATTCCGGGGAGAATAAAAGACTACATAGCCCTTCCGAAGGCCAACAACTACCAGTCCATTCATACTGCCGTGATAGGGCCCTTTGGAGAACAGATGGAAATCCAGATACGAACTGAGCGGATGCACCGAATTGCGGAATACGGTGTTGCCGCTCACTGGAGGTACAAGGAGGGAAATTCTATTGAGAACGGGAACGACAAGATCTACTCGAATCTCCGTCATCTCGTCGAGTTAAAAGACATAAAGGACTCGACGGAGTACATAGAAGCCATAAAAGGAGAGCTCATACTGGATGTCGTGTATGTCTACACTCCCAACGCGGACCTCCTTGAGTTTCCCGTGGGTGCAACTCCGGTTGACTTTGCATATTCAATTCACACCGACATAGGCAATCACTGCTCCCAGGCTTTTGTTAACCATAAACTTGTTCCTCTTAACTACAAGCTTCAAACTGGAGACATGGTGGAAGTTGTGACTTCCAGGAACAGGGCTCCTAACAGGCAGTGGCTTGATTTTGTTGTTACCTCAAAGGCTAAAAACAGAATAAGGAGCTGGCTGAGGCAGGAGGAAAACCGCAATGCCGAGCAGATTGGAGAGGCAATAACTCACAGGAAACTTGCGGCTAAAGGATTTAACCTGCGCCACTTGCGAGAGAAGAAAAAGTTTGAGGAATCTCTGGCGAAGCTTCAATTCTCGGAAGTAAAGGATTTTTACAGGGCGGTCGGATTCGGCAATGCCGCGGTAAACGATCTTCTCAAGGCGATGCATCCCAGGAAATTCGCCGAAGGCACCGAGAAAAGCGAAAGAATAAAAAACATAGTGAACAGGATATCCAAGGACGAGTACAAAGACGCCGTGCTCGTCAGGAGATATGACAACATACTCATAAAGTTCGGCAAGTGCTGCAACCCGGTTCCCGGGGAGCAGATAATAGGCTTCATAACCAGAGGCAGAGGGATAACCGTGCATGTCTACAATTGCCCCAAGTTGCTTGAGGTGGACCCTGAAAGAAGAATAGAGGTTGCTTGGAACGACGAGTATTCGGGGCGGATACCAATTGGTCTTTCGATTAGGTGCGAGAACAGAAAAGGCATTCTCTCTGAACTGACAAGCACGGTTTCGGGACTCAATGTCGACATTGTCAGTGCCGATGTGAGCGAAGATGAAACCGGACAGGGAGATGCGAGGTTTGAGGTAGCGGTGGAGAACATCAAGCAACTTGAAAAACTCATTGAATCGCTTAAGAATCTTGGGGGAGTGATCTCGGTTGAGAGATTAACGGAAACCTCACACTACCAGCCGAATGACCTGAACTAA
- the katG gene encoding catalase/peroxidase HPI: MDKNQDTVKCPVTHGTTRSKLTGSIANQNWWPNQLNLKILHQNSSLVDPMGEKFDYAAEFQTLDLEAVRQDLYALMTDSQDWWPADYGHYGPLFIRMAWHSAGTYRIHDGRGGARSGTQRFAPLNSWPDNGNLDKARRLLWPIKKKYGRKISWADLMILAGNCALESMGFETFGFAGGREDVWEPEEDIYWGPETEWLGDERYSGDRELDNPLGAVQMGLIYVNPEGPNAKPDPLAAAHDIRETFGRMAMDDEETVALIAGGHTFGKCHGAGDVACVGPEPEAAGIEEQGLGWKSKHASGRGADAITSGLEGAWTPNPTAWDNGFFDMLFGYEWELTKSPAGAWQWMPKNVADKDLVPESDGSGKRVPTIMATTDLSLRMDPVYEPISRRFHENPDELAEAFAKAWYKLTHRDMGPYPCCLGPLVPDEPQIWQDPVPAVDHELVEAEDIALLKKEILDQGFSIQELVRVAWASASTFRGTDRRGGANGARIRLSPQKDWDANDPEELGKVLSLLLAVRERFNNAQTNGKCVSLADLIVLGGCAAVEKAAEAAGYPVNLPFTPGRTDATEEQTDAAAFDVLEPKADGFRNYIAAGQQHSPAELLIDKAHLLTLTAPEMTVLLGGMRALGANAGGSQHGLFTDRVGTLSNDFFVNLLDMSTEWGHSADSEGVYEGRDRATGEIRWTATEVDLVFGSNSQLRALGEVHACDDSEEAFVRDFAAAWTKVMNLDRFDIS, translated from the coding sequence ATGGATAAAAACCAAGACACCGTAAAGTGCCCGGTAACCCACGGCACAACCCGTTCAAAGTTGACCGGCAGCATAGCTAACCAGAACTGGTGGCCGAATCAGCTCAATCTGAAGATCCTTCACCAGAACTCTTCTCTTGTGGACCCTATGGGCGAGAAGTTTGATTACGCGGCCGAGTTCCAGACCCTTGATCTTGAAGCGGTGAGACAGGATCTCTACGCGCTTATGACGGACAGCCAGGATTGGTGGCCCGCGGATTACGGTCATTACGGGCCGCTTTTTATTCGTATGGCGTGGCACAGTGCGGGAACCTACCGAATCCACGACGGACGCGGTGGAGCACGATCCGGTACGCAACGGTTTGCGCCTCTTAACAGTTGGCCCGACAATGGGAATCTCGACAAGGCCCGCAGGCTTCTATGGCCGATAAAGAAGAAATACGGCCGCAAAATCTCCTGGGCGGACCTTATGATTCTCGCTGGCAACTGCGCTCTTGAGTCCATGGGGTTTGAGACGTTCGGTTTTGCCGGCGGGCGCGAGGACGTATGGGAACCGGAAGAGGACATCTACTGGGGCCCTGAGACCGAATGGCTGGGCGATGAACGTTACAGCGGCGATCGCGAGCTTGACAATCCTTTGGGCGCTGTGCAGATGGGACTTATCTACGTTAATCCCGAAGGACCCAACGCCAAGCCCGACCCGCTTGCCGCGGCGCACGATATCCGCGAAACCTTCGGGCGTATGGCTATGGACGATGAAGAAACTGTCGCCCTGATTGCAGGGGGACACACATTCGGCAAGTGTCATGGTGCTGGAGACGTGGCCTGCGTTGGTCCCGAGCCGGAGGCTGCCGGCATTGAGGAGCAGGGTCTCGGATGGAAGAGCAAGCATGCGAGCGGACGCGGCGCTGACGCCATAACAAGCGGTCTTGAGGGTGCATGGACGCCCAATCCGACGGCATGGGACAATGGATTTTTCGACATGCTTTTCGGTTACGAGTGGGAACTTACCAAAAGCCCTGCGGGCGCCTGGCAATGGATGCCAAAGAATGTGGCTGACAAGGATCTTGTCCCCGAATCAGACGGGTCCGGAAAACGGGTTCCGACAATAATGGCGACCACTGATCTATCGCTGCGTATGGATCCCGTGTATGAACCGATCTCACGCCGCTTTCACGAAAACCCGGATGAACTGGCCGAGGCGTTTGCAAAGGCGTGGTACAAGCTTACCCATCGCGACATGGGTCCTTACCCCTGCTGCCTCGGACCGCTGGTTCCGGACGAACCTCAGATCTGGCAGGATCCGGTGCCGGCTGTTGATCATGAACTTGTTGAGGCAGAGGACATCGCGCTTCTGAAAAAAGAGATACTTGACCAGGGATTTTCGATCCAGGAACTGGTTCGGGTGGCATGGGCTTCAGCTTCCACCTTCAGGGGCACCGACCGCAGGGGAGGCGCCAACGGCGCGCGTATCAGACTTTCTCCCCAGAAGGACTGGGATGCCAACGACCCAGAAGAGCTGGGCAAGGTGTTGTCTTTACTGCTGGCCGTCAGGGAGCGTTTTAACAATGCGCAGACAAACGGAAAATGCGTTTCGCTTGCGGATCTCATAGTGCTCGGCGGCTGTGCTGCAGTTGAAAAGGCGGCAGAGGCCGCGGGGTATCCGGTGAATCTTCCCTTTACGCCTGGCCGCACGGATGCCACTGAAGAGCAGACGGACGCGGCCGCCTTTGATGTGCTTGAACCGAAGGCGGACGGCTTCCGCAATTATATTGCAGCCGGTCAGCAGCACTCGCCAGCCGAACTTCTGATCGATAAGGCGCACCTGCTTACGCTTACCGCGCCAGAGATGACCGTGCTGCTAGGCGGCATGCGGGCACTCGGCGCAAACGCCGGAGGTTCGCAGCATGGACTGTTTACGGACAGGGTCGGGACGCTCAGCAATGATTTCTTTGTTAACCTGCTTGACATGTCGACTGAATGGGGACACTCCGCTGATTCTGAAGGGGTCTATGAAGGCCGTGACAGAGCGACTGGCGAGATCAGATGGACCGCTACCGAAGTTGATCTCGTATTCGGGTCCAACTCGCAGTTGCGGGCGCTTGGGGAAGTCCATGCGTGCGATGACTCGGAGGAAGCTTTTGTGCGGGATTTTGCTGCTGCCTGGACCAAGGTTATGAACCTTGATCGCTTTGATATCTCCTGA
- the lepB gene encoding signal peptidase I: protein MIITWIRKKLAIISSRKLVRTVRGIIRKKGRFMAPREADHAEARILACEEAIERGSLHEIRASRKALRIFFEDNLRSYGKSALRQNVEAIVIAVALALAIRAFVFQPFKIPSGSMLPTLLVGDHILINKFVYGTRIPFTNKMFFPFSEIDRGDIIVFKLSGDNTTDFPMPGKGAFYVKRAVGIAGDEIDISGRDVLINGRAVEQTYTGNYEYPDQKFFSVADRYEQSLSGGNFSVIYKKGNSSTTSGKMSFPLVVPKGRIFVMGDNRDNSYDSRFWGFVPVENVYGKAFMIHWSWNLSNPGFADKVRWNRIFSGIE, encoded by the coding sequence ATGATCATAACCTGGATCAGAAAAAAGCTTGCCATAATAAGTTCAAGGAAGCTTGTGCGCACGGTAAGAGGCATCATCCGGAAAAAAGGGAGATTCATGGCTCCCAGGGAAGCCGATCACGCCGAAGCAAGGATACTTGCCTGTGAAGAGGCAATAGAAAGGGGTTCCCTTCACGAGATAAGGGCGTCAAGGAAAGCCCTTCGGATTTTCTTTGAAGACAACCTCAGGTCCTACGGCAAATCCGCTCTGCGACAGAACGTAGAAGCTATAGTGATAGCGGTGGCTCTCGCTCTGGCGATAAGAGCCTTCGTGTTTCAGCCTTTCAAGATTCCTTCGGGTTCAATGCTTCCGACGCTTCTTGTGGGTGATCATATACTGATAAACAAGTTTGTCTACGGAACAAGAATTCCTTTTACCAACAAGATGTTTTTTCCTTTCTCCGAAATTGACCGTGGCGACATCATAGTCTTCAAACTCAGCGGGGATAATACGACAGATTTCCCCATGCCCGGTAAAGGGGCTTTCTACGTAAAAAGAGCCGTGGGCATTGCCGGGGATGAAATAGACATAAGCGGAAGGGACGTCCTTATAAACGGCAGAGCTGTGGAGCAGACCTACACCGGGAACTACGAGTATCCGGACCAGAAATTCTTTTCTGTTGCCGACAGGTACGAGCAGTCGCTCTCCGGGGGAAATTTCAGCGTTATATATAAAAAGGGGAACAGTTCCACGACGAGCGGAAAAATGAGCTTTCCCCTTGTTGTTCCCAAGGGCAGGATTTTCGTCATGGGCGATAACAGGGACAACAGTTACGACAGCAGGTTCTGGGGATTCGTGCCGGTGGAAAATGTTTACGGCAAGGCATTTATGATTCACTGGTCGTGGAATCTCTCTAACCCGGGTTTTGCGGATAAGGTAAGGTGGAATAGAATTTTTTCGGGAATAGAATGA
- a CDS encoding aspartate carbamoyltransferase catalytic subunit: protein MAFNKKHILGLGELSAEEIKIILDTAESMKEISTRDVKKVPTLKGRTVVNLFFEPSTRTRSSFEIAEKRLSADVLNFSASQSSVVKGESLLDTARNFEAMGASIMVIRHGMSGAPFVLAREINASVINAGDGSHEHPSQALIDIFTIREKKGRIEDLDVLIVGDILNSRVARSNIFGLRKLGARVRIVGPATIVPEYFRDMGVEIFYSLEHALENVDVVIMLRVQSERKTLEYFPSLREYSGLYGLTREKLSLAKKDVIVMHPGPINRGVELTSEIADDPGAVILEQVANGIAVRMAMIYLVALGESL, encoded by the coding sequence ATGGCGTTTAACAAAAAGCACATACTGGGTCTTGGAGAACTCTCGGCCGAGGAAATTAAGATTATTCTCGACACCGCGGAGTCCATGAAGGAGATTTCCACCAGGGACGTAAAGAAGGTTCCGACTCTTAAGGGAAGAACCGTAGTGAATCTCTTTTTCGAACCCAGTACCAGGACCCGATCGTCATTTGAAATCGCTGAGAAAAGACTCAGTGCTGATGTTCTCAATTTTTCCGCTTCGCAAAGCAGCGTTGTAAAAGGGGAGAGCCTTTTGGACACTGCCAGAAATTTCGAGGCCATGGGCGCGAGCATAATGGTTATAAGGCATGGAATGTCCGGTGCGCCCTTTGTCCTGGCCCGCGAGATAAACGCCTCGGTAATAAACGCCGGAGACGGCTCCCACGAGCATCCAAGCCAGGCTCTTATTGATATTTTCACCATAAGGGAGAAAAAAGGAAGAATCGAAGACCTTGATGTGCTTATCGTTGGGGATATTCTCAACAGCAGGGTGGCCAGATCCAATATATTCGGCCTCCGCAAACTCGGAGCGAGAGTGAGGATAGTCGGGCCGGCAACTATAGTTCCCGAATATTTCAGAGATATGGGGGTGGAGATCTTTTATTCGCTTGAACATGCTCTTGAGAATGTGGATGTGGTGATAATGCTGAGGGTTCAGAGCGAGCGGAAGACCCTTGAGTATTTCCCCTCGCTTCGGGAATACTCGGGGCTTTACGGACTTACGAGGGAGAAACTCAGCCTCGCGAAAAAAGACGTGATAGTGATGCATCCGGGTCCGATTAATCGGGGGGTTGAGCTTACTTCGGAGATAGCTGATGACCCGGGGGCCGTTATACTTGAGCAGGTGGCAAACGGAATTGCCGTGAGAATGGCCATGATATATCTTGTTGCCTTGGGAGAGAGCTTATAG